The DNA sequence AAGTGCTATGGAAAGAACTTCGAAACCGAAAGTTTATGGGATTGAAGTTTGTTCGGCAGCATCCGATTATTTATCAGGTAATAGATAACCAGCCAAGATATTTTATAGTTGATTTTATGTGTTACGAAAAGAAGCTGGTAGTTGAGGTCGATGGTCTGATTCACGAATTTCAGAAAGAAGAAGATGAACATCGGGAAAAAATTCTGGAAAGTCTTAGCTTAAATGTTTTGAGAATTAGGAATGAGGAAGTTAAAGACATTTCAACAGCGTTAGAGAAGATTAGAGCATATGTTTTACGATTATAACCATTACTCACCCCGCGCTCATCTGCGATGTGCTTTTCCCCTCTCTCGCGAGAGAGGGGGAACGTCAGCTTGTGGACGTGGGGTGAGTCAACAATCAAATGAATAACACCGAATAGGCCAGAAAAAAGGCTTGTCGAAAAAAGAGAATGAAAGATGAACAAATTAAAATAATACACAGACTCACCCCAAGCCCATCTGCGATGTGCTTTTCCCCTCTCTCGCGAGAGAGAGGGGCAGACTGGAGCTAGCGACAGTTGGGGTGAGTCAGAAAAATGAATTAAAAATGGGAAGAGAGAATGAAATTGAAAAATAAAACCCTTACTCACCCCAAGCCCATCTGCGATGTGCGTTTCCCCTCTCTCGTGAGAGAGGGGCTGACTGGAGCTAGCGACAGTCGGGGTGAGTCAACAAAATACAATAAAGAAGTTATTAACCTTAAATAAATAAAAAATGGAACAAAACTACATCGAAAAGCAAGTGAAGAATCAAATTCAATTAATCGTTCGCGAAACAAATTCCGAAGTGAATTATTCAGCACTTCGATTTCAATCGAAACTGAAATTATCCGGTATTTTTATAATCCCTAATAAAGGGAAAGGGCCGCCAGGCCAAACGCGTAGCCCGGGTTATTTTCCTAAGCACCCGCCCGATGAAGTCGCCACCCCCGACAGGGTTTCGAACCCTGTTAGGGGTAAAGGCCACATTTTTAATAGTATACATTTTTTTAAAACAATAAAACCAAATTTTTTATTACAATTAAATTTTTTAATCATGAAAAAGCAATTTTTATTTCTCACGATGTTTTCGGTTGCGTTAATTTTCGCTGGTACTAACAAATCTTATGCGCAGTGCGCTGATGATGCTTTACATCCAATGGCTGGAAAGGATTACCATTATGTGATTACAACAGCTGGTGGTGGTACTGCTAAATCCTATGAATGGATTGTTACAACTTCAACTGACATTGTTAAAACAGGGACTTTTGCAACAACGATCGCTCCAGGACCAACTACTTATACAATAACTAATGCAGGTACTGCAGATGCAACTATTAACTGGTCACCAACTGTAATTGCAGCAGCGATGGCGGCAACTCCTACTGATTATTATGTAGCGGTTAAATATGTAGCTACGAGTGCGGCGGATGGTTGTGATGTGGATAATGTTAAGGCTTATAAAATCAACCCTGTGAATATGTTCCAAATCGACCTTGCTAATGTTAAATCGGATGGTTCTGCAGGTACTGGTAATAATTGTACATCTACTGTTGTTGATGCAAAAATTACTGCTGGTGCTACTCCTACTATTACTTATGATTATGGCACAAGCAGTGTATATG is a window from the Aquipluma nitroreducens genome containing:
- a CDS encoding endonuclease domain-containing protein, which codes for MSDNPTPVSRARELRQNMTEAEQVLWKELRNRKFMGLKFVRQHPIIYQVIDNQPRYFIVDFMCYEKKLVVEVDGLIHEFQKEEDEHREKILESLSLNVLRIRNEEVKDISTALEKIRAYVLRL